In Polynucleobacter ibericus, a genomic segment contains:
- a CDS encoding helix-turn-helix domain-containing protein, whose amino-acid sequence MHEATMRVDQELTLASKQLGQSAEIAQCLVSLRLARRVRQGEAAIRAGLSRATAQRIEKGDPGVAVGALLRYLDAIAPGMNLLQLLSGDDPAIIALERRSRPQRVRDLSAAEMKALDF is encoded by the coding sequence ATGCATGAGGCAACTATGCGCGTAGATCAAGAACTGACCCTAGCATCAAAGCAACTTGGCCAATCCGCTGAAATAGCGCAATGCCTTGTTTCTTTGCGTCTTGCGCGTCGTGTTCGCCAAGGTGAAGCAGCAATCCGTGCCGGCCTATCTCGCGCCACTGCACAGCGCATTGAAAAGGGTGATCCTGGTGTAGCCGTTGGTGCGCTCCTGCGTTACTTAGATGCAATCGCTCCAGGCATGAACTTGTTGCAACTCTTAAGCGGAGATGATCCTGCGATCATTGCTTTAGAGCGTCGCTCACGTCCACAACGCGTGCGTGATTTAAGTGCAGCGGAAATGAAAGCGCTTGATTTCTGA
- a CDS encoding metallophosphoesterase: MKLHVLSDLHLEFADFTPASNTADVIVLAGDIGLRAEGVTWARKSFPDQEIIYVAGNHEFYGSQRSHVIEDIQNTCAENDIHFLDDYGIELHDSQLNTPVRFLGATLWTDFLLFGEDLQSKCLSYGELYLNDFRRIRDGGRNFSPKKSIQLHEKSLAWLQKELESPFKGKTVVVTHHLPSMSSVAERYKPDLLSACFSSELAHLFGKMSLWIHGHTHDSCDYEMNGTRVVCNPRGYVRSNHAENPAFNPSLIIEI; this comes from the coding sequence ATGAAACTTCATGTACTGAGTGATTTGCATCTAGAGTTTGCTGACTTTACCCCTGCATCAAATACGGCAGATGTGATTGTTCTGGCGGGTGATATCGGCCTTCGCGCGGAAGGTGTAACTTGGGCCAGGAAATCTTTTCCGGATCAAGAAATTATTTATGTGGCTGGCAACCATGAGTTCTATGGTTCTCAGCGTTCTCATGTCATTGAGGACATCCAAAATACATGCGCAGAAAACGACATTCATTTCCTTGATGACTATGGGATTGAGTTACATGATTCGCAGTTAAATACTCCCGTCCGCTTTTTGGGAGCTACGTTATGGACGGACTTTTTATTATTTGGCGAAGATCTTCAATCTAAATGCTTATCGTATGGCGAGCTTTACTTAAATGACTTCAGAAGAATCCGTGACGGAGGTAGAAATTTTTCCCCAAAAAAGTCTATCCAATTGCATGAAAAGTCACTGGCTTGGTTGCAAAAAGAGTTAGAGAGTCCCTTTAAAGGCAAGACGGTAGTGGTTACTCATCATCTACCCTCAATGAGCTCAGTAGCAGAGCGATATAAACCGGATCTACTATCCGCCTGTTTTTCATCCGAGTTAGCCCATCTCTTTGGAAAGATGTCTCTATGGATTCATGGGCATACACATGATTCCTGTGATTATGAAATGAATGGCACTAGGGTGGTTTGTAATCCTCGCGGTTATGTGCGATCTAACCATGCTGAGAACCCAGCATTTAATCCATCTTTGATAATTGAAATCTAG
- a CDS encoding type II toxin-antitoxin system HipA family toxin → MANTTKDLFVFANLDGQFVPAGQLQVDEEGSRLITSSFAYGLRYLDRSNAQEVDPVALSLRSKSEIKGKRLIPPNGLEAFGGIRDAAPDSWGRRVIEARLKVPANSLPESTYLLEAGSDRVGALDIRSSLDQEERPAHESIHNLSYVLEGAQKIEAGLPVSEALSKILIVGSGLGGMRPKASVRDDENILWMAKFPGNKDGALDVPSIEYATLKLAQLAGLNVAQTQLEQVGKKKVLMVKRFDRSWTAFARPIEVRNHVVSALTLVACHESESNTKSYMDIADAIRRYCVVQVVKADIEELYARMIFNIFVSNDDDHLRNHAFLWSHALKGWSLSPLYDVMPHAVIASERYQHLGVGPQGKLATLDNAYGAKERFGLSAQQACDIIDRVWRVTRQWKTHFESLGIAAVQIEEISLAFRRIDDICSPELIKTLAKN, encoded by the coding sequence ATGGCCAATACCACTAAGGATCTTTTTGTCTTTGCCAATCTTGATGGGCAATTTGTACCAGCAGGTCAACTGCAAGTAGATGAAGAAGGCTCAAGACTCATTACCTCATCATTTGCTTATGGCTTGCGTTACTTAGATAGGAGCAACGCACAAGAAGTGGATCCAGTCGCCCTTAGTCTTAGGAGTAAAAGTGAGATCAAAGGTAAACGCCTCATTCCACCTAACGGCTTAGAGGCTTTTGGTGGAATTCGGGATGCTGCTCCTGATTCTTGGGGAAGAAGAGTGATTGAAGCTAGGCTTAAGGTTCCAGCCAATAGCCTGCCAGAATCAACCTATCTACTCGAAGCAGGCAGTGATCGTGTTGGGGCTTTAGACATTCGGTCTTCTTTAGATCAAGAGGAGCGCCCTGCTCATGAAAGTATTCACAATCTGTCATACGTACTCGAGGGTGCACAGAAGATTGAGGCGGGCTTGCCGGTATCAGAAGCACTATCCAAAATTTTGATTGTGGGTAGCGGTCTTGGGGGCATGCGTCCTAAGGCAAGCGTGCGCGATGATGAAAACATTTTATGGATGGCTAAGTTCCCAGGTAATAAAGATGGCGCTTTAGATGTACCAAGCATTGAATACGCCACACTCAAACTTGCGCAGTTAGCCGGTCTTAATGTAGCGCAAACTCAATTAGAACAAGTTGGCAAGAAAAAAGTGTTGATGGTCAAACGCTTTGATCGCTCTTGGACTGCTTTTGCTCGGCCAATAGAAGTTCGTAATCATGTCGTTAGCGCCCTCACCTTAGTTGCCTGTCACGAATCAGAATCCAATACAAAAAGCTATATGGATATTGCGGATGCCATCCGCAGATATTGCGTAGTTCAAGTAGTCAAAGCTGATATTGAAGAACTATATGCACGCATGATCTTTAATATTTTTGTTAGTAACGATGATGATCATCTACGCAATCATGCATTCTTATGGAGCCACGCGCTTAAAGGCTGGAGCTTGAGTCCACTCTATGACGTGATGCCTCATGCAGTCATTGCAAGTGAGCGTTATCAACATCTAGGCGTTGGACCACAAGGTAAATTGGCCACACTAGATAATGCCTATGGTGCCAAAGAGCGCTTTGGCCTATCCGCACAGCAAGCATGCGACATTATCGATCGTGTATGGCGAGTAACTAGGCAATGGAAAACACACTTTGAAAGCCTTGGAATTGCTGCAGTTCAAATCGAAGAAATCTCTCTAGCCTTTAGACGTATCGATGATATTTGCAGCCCTGAATTAATCAAGACCCTAGCCAAAAACTAA